From the genome of Eucalyptus grandis isolate ANBG69807.140 chromosome 2, ASM1654582v1, whole genome shotgun sequence, one region includes:
- the LOC104428587 gene encoding late embryogenesis abundant protein Lea5-D, whose translation MARFLTSFSKLVPAAIAVRLSLAVARRGFAASAPGAASAGFGRGGSRAGLVGKVEEMAAMKEQPGGASSAWAPDPVTGYYRPANRAAEIDAAELRAMLLNHKVRTQ comes from the exons ATGGCTCGTTTTCTGACCTCCTTCTCCAAGCTCGTCCCCGCTGCGATCGCGGTCAGGCTCTCCCTCGCTGTCGCTCG GCGGGGCTTCGCGGCGTCGGCGCCTGGTGCGGCGTCGGCCGGATTCGGTAGGGGAGGATCCAGGGCAGGCCTCGTCGGGAAAGTGGAGGAGATGGCGGCGATGAAGGAGCAGCCCGGGGGGGCCTCGTCGGCGTGGGCCCCGGACCCGGTGACTGGGTACTACAGGCCGGCGAACCGCGCGGCGGAGATCGATGCGGCGGAGCTCCGGGCGATGCTTCTCAATCACAAAGTCAGGACGCAGTAG
- the LOC104428576 gene encoding 60S ribosomal protein L22-2, with translation MRKGGSGAAAAAAAAGGAKGGKKKGASFVIDCAKPVEDKIMDIASLEKFLQERIKVDGKAGALGDVVSVARDKSKITVTSDSNFSKRYLKYLTKKYLKKHNVRDWLRVIASNKDRNVYELRYFNIAENEGEEED, from the exons ATGAGGAAAGGAGGgagcggcgcggcggcggcggcggcggcggcgggaggcgcGAAGGGCGGGAAGAAGAAGGGGGCGAGCTTCGTGATCGACTGCGCGAAGCCGGTGGAGGACAAGATCATGGACATCGCCTCCCTCGAGAAGTTCCTCCAGGAGCGCATCAAGGTCGACGGCAAGGCCGGCGCCCTCGGCGACGTCGTCTCCGTCGCCCGCGACAAGTCCAAGATCACCGTCACCTCCGACTCCAACTTCTCCAAgag GTACCTCAAGTACTTGACAAAGAAGTACTTGAAGAAGCACAATGTCCGGGATTGGCTTCGGGTGATTGCTTCCAACAAGGACCGCAATGTTTATGAGCTTAGGTACTTCAACATTGCTGAGAatgagggagaggaagaagattaA